One region of Vitis vinifera cultivar Pinot Noir 40024 chromosome 1, ASM3070453v1 genomic DNA includes:
- the LOC100244042 gene encoding HMG-Y-related protein A translates to MATEEPNNPPQPPSSIPQYSEMIMAAIEALNDKGGSNKSSISKYIESTYGDLPAAHSTLLAHHLNKMKQSGDLVMVKNNYMKPDPNAPPRRGRGRPPKPKVPLPPGTVLAPPRPRGRPPKPRDPFAPVSPPKKASSGSGKPRGRPPKKPKVGTSSAPAPATGAPRPRGRPPKVKPAVVPVGC, encoded by the exons ATGGCCACCGAAGAGCCCAATAACCCTCCCCAACCACCTTCTTCTATTCCCCAGTATTCAGAG ATGATTATGGCGGCGATCGAGGCTCTGAACGACAAGGGCGGCTCCAACAAGTCCTCTATCTCCAAGTACATCGAGTCGACGTACGGAGATCTGCCGGCGGCTCACTCCACCCTGCTGGCGCACCACCTCAACAAGATGAAACAGAGCGGCGACCTCGTTATGGTCAAGAACAACTACATGAAGCCCGACCCTAACGCGCCGCCGCGGAGGGGTCGCGGCCGTCCTCCCAAGCCCAAGGTTCCTCTTCCTCCAGGAACCGTTCTCGCGCCGCCGAGGCCCAGGGGCCGTCCGCCAAAGCCCAGAGATCCATTTGCTCCGGTCTCTCCGCCGAAGAAGGCTTCCTCAGGAAGTGGAAAGCCACGCGGACGTCCTCCAAAGAAGCCCAAGGTGGGAACTTCGTCGGCCCCAGCGCCGGCGACTGGGGCACCGAGGCCCAGGGGGCGGCCGCCAAAGGTGAAGCCGGCGGTGGTTCCTGTTGGTTGTTGA